In a single window of the Schistocerca americana isolate TAMUIC-IGC-003095 chromosome X, iqSchAmer2.1, whole genome shotgun sequence genome:
- the LOC124554831 gene encoding ras-related protein Rab-39B, protein MKMVEPIFDYQFRLILIGDSTVGKSSLLKYFTDGKFAELSDPTVGVDFFARLIEVKDGTRIKLQLWDTAGQERFRSITKSYYRNSVGALLVYDICNRASFEHIPLWMMEARRHIEPHRPVFALVGCKLDLVLTGGRREVSREEAHAFAEQHGLHHVETSARTGVNVEEAFHAVTQEVYNRIQTGEYKVEDGWDGIKTGFQRPSGYDFNLVEAEPAKSTCC, encoded by the exons ATGAAAATGGTTGAACCAATTTTCGACTACCAGTTTCGTTTGATATTAATCGGCGACAGTACAGTTGGTAAAAGTTCATTGTTGAAGTATTTTACGGACGGAAAATTCGCTGAG CTTTCAGATCCGACTGTGGGTGTTGACTTTTTTGCTCGTCTCATAGAAGTGAAAGATGGCACCAGAATAAAACTTCAACTCTGGGACACAGCTGGACAGGAGAGATTCAG GTCCATAACCAAATCGTATTACAGAAATTCTGTCGGTGCTCTGCTTGTATACGACATCTGTAACAGAGCAAGTTTTGAACATATTCCTCTATGGATGATGGAAGCCCGTAGGCATATAGAACCTCATCGCCCTGTATTTGCCCTGGTTGGCTGCAAGCTGGATTTAGTGTTGACTGGTGGAAGACGTGAGGTATCGCGTGAAGAAGCACATGCTTTTGCTGAGCAGCACGGCTTACATCATGTTGAAACTTCTGCGCGAACTGGTGTAAATGTAGAAGAGGCATTTCATGCAGTAACCCAGGAAGTTTATAACAGGATACAAACTGGTGAATACAAAGTGGAGGATGGTTGGGATGGTATTAAAACAGGATTTCAGCGCCCAAGTGGGTATGACTTCAATTTAGTTGAAGCAGAACCTGCCAAATCAACTTGTTGCTGA